Proteins encoded by one window of Anopheles maculipalpis chromosome 2RL, idAnoMacuDA_375_x, whole genome shotgun sequence:
- the LOC126567980 gene encoding polyadenylate-binding protein-like — MNPGAPNYQMASLYVGDLHSDITEATLFEKFSSAGPVLSIRVCRDLITRRSLGYAYVNFQQPADAERALDTMNFDPIKGRPIRIMWSQRDPSLRKSGVGNVFIKNLDKKIDNKAMYDTFSAFGNILSCKVAQDEKGQSKGYGFVHFETEESANDSIDKVNGKLLNEKKVYVGRFISRKEREKELGEKAKLFTNVYVKNFGDELTEEALREMFEKYGPITSHRVMTKEGKSRGFGFVAFESPEAAERAVQELNNKELPDGKMLYVGRAQKKNERQMELKRRFEQLKMERLTRYHGVNLYVKNLDDTIDDERLRKEFAPYGTITSAKVMLDEGRSKGFGFVCFSAPDEATKAVTEMNGRIVGSKPLYVALAQRKEERKSHLASQYIQRVNNLRMQHIGQVYQQSGSYFMPTLPQPQRFYGPQVAPVRTAPRWSASAQIRPNAGNQNVATNAPAGGYPAIAAAHVANSQYRQAGNVRGANQQAQNAQSAQATSAAMRNAARPITGQQTATNMQARPVAPQLAAGQTRSPNYKFTQAMRNPQVPQPVPIQAQPVAQQAVIVKGQEPLTASMLAAAQPAEQKQMLGERLFPLIEQIYPNLAGKITGMLLEIDNSELLHMLEHKESLNAKTEEAVAVLQAHHKTSAQPN; from the exons ATGAATCCCGGAGCACCGAACTACCAGATGGCTTCGCTGTACGTCGGCGATCTGCACTCGGACATTACGGAGGCAACGCTGTTCGAGAAGTTCTCATCGGCCGGCCCGGTACTGTCCATCCGCGTATGCCGTGACCTGATCACACGTCGTTCGCTCGGCTACGCATACGTCAACTTTCAGCAGCCAGCCGATG CTGAACGCGCACTGGATACAATGAACTTCGATCCGATCAAGGGCCGCCCGATCCGTATCATGTGGTCGCAGCGCGATCCGTCGCTGCGCAAATCTGGCGTCGGCAACGTGTTCATCAAGAATCTGGACAAAAAAATCGACAACAAGGCCATGTACGATACGTTCTCGGCATTCGGTAACATCCTTAGCTGCAAGGTAGCGCAGGACGAGAAGGGCCAGAGCAAGGGCTATGGTTTCGTACACTTTGAGACGGAGGAATCGGCCAACGATTCGATCGATAAGGTAAATGGTAAGCTGTTGAATGAGAAGAAGGTATACGTTGGCCGTTTCATCTCGCGCAAGGAGCGCGAGAAGGAGCTGGGCGAAAAGGCGAAGCTTTTCACGAACGTTTACGTGAAGAATTTTGGCGATGAGTTGACCGAGGAAGCGCTGCGCGAGATGTTTGAAAAGTATGGTCCAATTACCAGCCATCGCGTAATGACAAAGGAGGGCAAAAGCCGTGGATTCGGCTTTGTCGCGTTTGAAAGTCCGGAGGCGGCTGAACGTGCGGTGCAGGAGCTAAACAACAAGGAGCTGCCGGATGGCAAAATGCTGTACGTTGGCCGGGCACAGAAAAAGAACGAGCGCCAGATGGAGCTGAAGCGACGGTTCGAGCAGCTGAAGATGGAGCGCCTGACACGGTACCATGGTGTGAATCTGTACGTGAAGAATCTGGACGATACTATTGACGATGAGCGGCTGCGGAAGGAGTTTGCCCCGTACGGTACGATCACCTCGGCCAAGGTAATGCTGGACGAGGGCCGCTCGAAGGGTTTCGGTTTCGTGTGCTTCTCGGCACCGGATGAAGCGACCAAGGCGGTAACGGAGATGAACGGACGTATTGTCGGTTCGAAGCCGCTGTACGTGGCACTTGCCCAGCGCAAGGAGGAGCGTAAATCGCACCTAGCCAGCCAGTACATCCAGCGTGTCAACAATCTGCGTATGCAGCACATTGGACAAGTTTATCAGCAGAGTGGCAGCTACTTTATGCCAACCCTCCCGCAACCGCAACGCTTCTACGGGCCACAGGTTGCTCCGGTCCGTACCGCTCCACGTTGGTCCGCCAGTGCTCAGATTCGTCCAAACGCGGGCAATCAGAATGTGGCCACCAATGCTCCGGCTGGCGGATATCCGGCAATTGCTGCTGCGCACGTTGCGAACAGCCAGTACCGCCAGGCGGGTAATGTCCGCGGCGCCAACCAGCAGGCACAGAACGCACAGTCGGCCCAGGCAACGTCGGCTGCCATGCGCAATGCGGCGCGTCCGATTACCGGACAGCAAACCGCGACGAACATGCAGGCGCGCCCAGTCGCTCCTCAGCTGGCCGCTGGACAGACCCGTTCACCGAACTACAAGTTCACCCAGGCTATGCGTAACCCGCAAGTACCGCAACCGGTTCCGATCCAGGCTCAACCTGTTGCTCAGCAAGCTGTCATCGTTAAGG GCCAAGAACCGCTCACTGCATCCATGTTGGCTGCTGCTCAGCCGGCTGAACAGAAGCAGATGCTCGGCGAGCGTCTGTTCCCACTGATCGAGCAGATTTATCCGAATCTGGCCGGCAAGATTACCGGCATGTTGCTCGAGATTGACAACTCCGAGCTGTTGCACATGCTGGAGCACAAGGAATCGCTCAACGCAAAGACTGAGGAGGCTGTCGCTGTGCTGCAGGCTCATCACAAGACTTCGGCCCAGCCCAACTAA
- the LOC126568189 gene encoding protein phyllopod, with protein sequence MSSSASSSTAGSNAQGGGAAAAAAAAAGPTSQSSGHEVSEISNGTDGSGHPNQHASGAGPGGNIVEKQANGGGGVGHPGTEPRTSSPAHRRNGGANGTTSTTGTVLRRKTNVCLICGIYTNLSLNIFEPRNGPNIVDVIYEKYKFRAERGDNADKHICFSCNNWLINWYSLQNTSSGNSRSYEPAPSTSRSSSAADSSNNSRHGRHHSHGKPRTKSRDYRTIAVSPNDKENRHQKPRQPTNPDQHGQISSTTTFSTDEEPKNYPRATTHTRRNVNPYSINAINAYNSARRASFALKEQNGQRGSANVWKDLPVVEAASKDEDSENVVSSSTERQSFDPYTILVKPYESRLIQMLEGQGTSVTKEVVPRTWNPRTLDSINGNNVTVVQRRNGNPDANGNGSNDLQRGKHAKQEDEDDCKEIVISFDTALSEVIDVVPSLKALQSSNGDVNMDDPVRSLRSRLSSGALTVSVLPVDTV encoded by the exons ATGAGTAGCAGTGCCTCCTCGTCAACGGCTGGAAGTAATGCCCaaggtggtggtgctgctgctgctgctgctgctgctgcaggacCAACGAGTCAGTCAAGCGGACACGAGGTTAGTGAAATAAGCAATGGTACGGACGGAAGTGGTCATCCGAATCAACATGCCAGCGGTGCGGGACCGGGTGGAAACATTGTAGAAAAGCAGGCgaacggtggcggtggtgttgGCCATCCCGGGACAGAACCACGGACGTCTTCACCTGCCCATCGTCGGAACGGTGGCGCGAATGGGACCACCAGTACCACCGGAACGGTTCTGCGTCGGAAGACGAATGTTTGTCTGATCTGTGGCATCTACACCAATCTTTCCCTCAACATATTCGAGCCACGCAATGGACCAAATATTGTGGATGTGATCTACGAAAAGTACAAGTTCCGG GCTGAACGTGGTGACAACGCGGACAAACACATCTGCTTCAGCTGCAACAACTGGCTGATCAACTGGTATTCGCTCCAGAACACATCGTCCGGCAATTCGCGATCCTACGAACCGGCACCATCCACTAGCCGCTCATCGTCGGCCGCCGATAGTAGCAACAATAGTCGCCACGGTCGTCACCACAGCCATGGCAAACCACGCACGAAAAGCCGCGACTATCGTACGATCGCCGTCTCGCCAAATGATAAGGAAAATCGGCACCAAAAACCACGCCAACCAACAAATCCTGATCAGCACGGTCAGATATCTTCCACCACAACGTTCTCAACGGATGAGGAGCCAAAGAACTATCCAAGAGCTACTACCCATACGCGGCGAAACGTGAATCCTTACTCTATAAACGCAATTAACGCTTATAACAGTGCACGACGGGCATCGTTTGCGCTGAAGGAACAGAACGGTCAACGGGGATCGGCGAATGTTTGGAAGGATCTCCCGGTAGTAGAAGCAGCATCCAAGGACGAAGACTCGGAAAACGTGGTGTCCAGCAGTACGGAGCGGCAATCGTTCGATCCGTATACGATACTAGTCAAACCGTACGAAAGCCGGCTCATACAGATGCTCGAAGGGCAGGGCACGAGCGTAACGAAGGAAGTCGTTCCACGGACCTGGAATCCACGTACGCTTGACAGTATTAACGGGAACAACGTGACGGTGGTCCAGCGACGGAACGGCAATCCTGATGCGAACGGGAATGGTTCAAATGATCTCCAGCGTGGGAAACATGCGAAGCAGGAGGATGAAGATGATTGCAAAGAAATTGTAATCAGTTTCGATACCGCCCTGTCGGAGGTGATCGATGTGGTACCATCACTGAAAGCGCTGCAATCGTCGAATGGTGATGTCAATATGGACGACCCGGTACGATCGTTACGATCACGCTTATCGTCCGGAGCGCTCACCGTATCGGTGCTTCCGGTCGATACGGTATGA